Proteins encoded together in one Undibacterium sp. CCC3.4 window:
- a CDS encoding chemotaxis protein CheB: MKKIRVLLADDTPLALNNFQCLMSDVSDIEFLACACDSAQALELIARHEPDVLCADYLLASRDGQGLLRKIMLRHPLPILVARSSAQLDGEQMRALLAAGALDCVGKPQWQFTDEQQHAKQEFISKIRIIAGVHVFRKSPRSIAAAPAALPVSSGLAYRLLVIGASTGGPEALAAVLKQLPADFPLPIVCVQHISDGFLHSFMVWLSEKSGFRCSAAQDGARPTNKQVYFPQEKRQLEFDAAGRFLIGSGHARDGHCPSVSSSMQSAAERYGASVIAVLLTGMGNDGAAGMLAVRQAGGMTIAQDAASSVVFGMPAQAIELGAAKMILPLRDIAAQLISLCRSPVHDLT, from the coding sequence GTGAAAAAAATTCGCGTGTTACTGGCCGATGATACGCCCCTGGCATTGAACAATTTTCAGTGCCTGATGAGCGATGTCAGCGATATCGAATTCCTCGCCTGCGCCTGCGACAGCGCACAGGCGCTTGAGCTCATTGCGCGCCACGAACCCGATGTGCTGTGCGCTGATTATCTGCTCGCCAGCCGCGATGGCCAAGGGTTGCTGCGAAAAATTATGTTGCGCCACCCATTGCCGATACTGGTAGCGCGCAGCAGTGCGCAGCTCGACGGCGAACAGATGCGCGCATTGTTGGCCGCCGGCGCGCTCGATTGTGTCGGCAAACCTCAGTGGCAATTCACCGACGAGCAACAGCATGCCAAGCAGGAATTCATCAGTAAAATCCGCATCATCGCCGGCGTCCATGTATTTCGTAAGAGTCCGCGCTCGATTGCTGCTGCGCCGGCAGCACTGCCAGTCAGCAGTGGCCTGGCCTACCGCCTGCTGGTGATCGGTGCCTCCACTGGCGGACCGGAAGCGCTGGCCGCCGTACTCAAGCAATTACCGGCCGATTTTCCCCTGCCCATCGTCTGCGTGCAGCATATCAGCGATGGTTTTTTACATAGCTTCATGGTCTGGTTGAGTGAAAAATCGGGCTTCCGCTGCAGCGCTGCGCAAGACGGTGCGCGGCCGACCAATAAACAAGTTTATTTTCCGCAAGAAAAACGACAACTCGAATTCGACGCCGCCGGTCGCTTCCTCATTGGCAGCGGCCATGCCCGCGATGGCCACTGCCCATCTGTCAGCAGCAGCATGCAATCGGCGGCTGAGCGCTATGGTGCCAGCGTCATCGCCGTCCTGCTGACTGGTATGGGCAACGACGGTGCCGCTGGCATGCTGGCCGTACGCCAAGCTGGCGGCATGACGATTGCCCAAGATGCCGCCAGCAGCGTGGTATTCGGCATGCCGGCGCAGGCGATTGAACTTGGGGCGGCAAAAATGATTCTGCCACTCAGGGACATCGCTGCCCAACTGATAAGCTTATGCAGGAGTCCTGTCCATGACCTCACTTGA
- a CDS encoding hybrid sensor histidine kinase/response regulator, translated as MIADGEMRDLFRIESGEHLQAIESGLLRMEKNPADSALLEELFREAHSLKGAARMLDLLDIERIFHRFEDILGHARSGTQDLSSMLIDRMYQSLEAIRRLVDEAVGGVAAEVDVNAIVESLKPLASSATAASAPGSTPSHSTVTQAEASVEVAPTQIDELFNVSSAILNEKASAGQFVIETIRVETRKLDTLMTHAGELTVAKVRIAQRHRELEELQTLWEQLGLQMRRMAFDNPALALLSMQFTASVEHLVNAAAEDSTRLNFVAGELEDGIRAARLLPLSTIFSLFQTMLRKLARECKKEVTLSIEGGEIAADKRILEEIKDPLMHILRNAVDHGIESPEQRSAAGKPPCGRIQLRAQQLSSTIRIDIEDDGGGLDLAAIRRSALKKNLMPASEIAALADEQVMNLIFMPGFSTSNFISDVSGRGVGMDVVRANVVRLKGTVTVASVPGVSCRISIDLPLTLATSRVLIIVDQAVKYAIPVEYVEKSCHIGPEQLFTIDGQQVLMFDDVAIAAARLKNLLQFHRADFLPPAANQPARLADAHAPCIILQVDGERIGLIVDELLDEQEIVLKSQSMLLRKINDLSGVTILGSGEVCMVLHPPDFLAQLQQFSSQDSNAAVAAPSLILLAEDSLSTRAQLKRILEAGGYQVVLAIDGLDAYGKLENQAFRAVVSDINMPNMDGLMLTQKIRADKRFAELPVILVTMQASAADQKRGMDAGANAYISKATFEQSLLLDTLHRLI; from the coding sequence ATGATAGCTGATGGCGAGATGCGCGATCTGTTTCGCATCGAGAGCGGGGAACATTTACAGGCGATCGAAAGCGGTTTGCTGCGCATGGAAAAAAATCCTGCCGATAGTGCACTGCTGGAAGAATTGTTTCGGGAAGCGCATAGCCTCAAAGGAGCGGCACGCATGCTTGACCTGCTCGACATCGAGCGGATTTTCCATCGCTTCGAAGATATTCTCGGCCATGCGCGCAGCGGTACGCAAGACTTGAGCAGCATGCTGATCGACCGTATGTATCAGTCGCTCGAGGCGATACGGCGCTTGGTCGATGAGGCCGTCGGCGGCGTCGCGGCCGAAGTCGATGTCAACGCGATTGTCGAGTCGCTCAAGCCGCTTGCCAGCAGCGCGACTGCGGCCAGCGCGCCCGGCAGCACGCCCTCACACAGCACGGTCACCCAGGCCGAGGCCAGCGTCGAAGTGGCACCGACCCAGATCGATGAGTTGTTCAACGTCAGCAGCGCCATCCTCAATGAAAAGGCCAGCGCCGGGCAGTTCGTGATCGAGACTATCCGCGTAGAAACCCGCAAACTCGATACCTTGATGACGCATGCCGGCGAACTGACGGTAGCTAAAGTGCGCATCGCACAACGCCATCGCGAACTCGAAGAATTGCAAACCCTATGGGAACAGCTGGGCTTGCAAATGCGCAGAATGGCCTTCGATAATCCAGCCTTGGCGCTGTTATCGATGCAATTTACCGCATCAGTCGAGCATCTCGTCAATGCCGCGGCGGAAGACAGTACGCGCCTTAACTTCGTCGCCGGCGAGCTAGAAGATGGCATTCGGGCAGCGCGCTTGCTGCCCTTGTCGACGATATTTTCGCTGTTTCAAACCATGCTCAGGAAGCTGGCACGGGAATGCAAAAAGGAAGTCACCCTCAGCATCGAGGGGGGGGAAATCGCGGCGGACAAGCGCATCCTCGAAGAGATCAAAGACCCGCTCATGCATATTCTGAGAAACGCGGTCGATCATGGCATCGAATCGCCCGAGCAGCGCAGTGCTGCTGGCAAACCGCCGTGCGGGCGAATACAGTTACGGGCGCAACAATTGTCATCCACCATACGCATCGATATCGAAGACGATGGCGGCGGTCTTGATCTGGCAGCGATTCGTCGTTCAGCCTTGAAAAAAAATCTGATGCCGGCGTCGGAAATCGCCGCCCTCGCGGATGAGCAAGTGATGAATTTAATTTTCATGCCGGGTTTTTCTACCAGTAATTTTATTTCTGATGTATCCGGCCGCGGCGTCGGCATGGATGTGGTGCGCGCCAACGTCGTGCGCCTCAAAGGCACGGTGACGGTGGCCTCGGTGCCTGGCGTATCGTGTCGCATCAGCATAGACTTGCCCTTGACGCTGGCCACTTCGCGCGTGCTGATCATCGTCGATCAAGCGGTCAAGTATGCGATTCCGGTCGAGTATGTCGAAAAATCCTGTCATATCGGACCCGAGCAATTGTTTACCATCGATGGACAACAAGTGCTGATGTTTGATGACGTCGCCATCGCCGCGGCACGTTTGAAAAATTTACTGCAATTTCATCGCGCCGATTTCCTGCCGCCAGCCGCCAACCAGCCGGCGCGCTTGGCGGATGCCCATGCACCCTGCATTATTTTGCAGGTCGATGGCGAGCGCATCGGCCTGATCGTCGACGAATTATTGGATGAACAGGAAATTGTCCTGAAATCGCAAAGCATGTTACTGCGAAAAATTAATGATTTATCCGGCGTCACCATACTCGGCAGCGGTGAGGTGTGCATGGTCTTGCATCCGCCTGATTTTCTGGCGCAATTACAGCAATTCTCTTCGCAAGACAGTAATGCCGCTGTCGCTGCACCGTCCCTGATCTTACTGGCCGAAGATAGCCTCAGTACGCGCGCACAACTCAAGCGCATACTCGAAGCCGGTGGCTATCAGGTGGTGCTGGCGATCGATGGACTTGACGCTTACGGTAAGCTGGAAAATCAAGCCTTCCGAGCGGTGGTCAGCGATATCAATATGCCCAATATGGATGGACTGATGTTGACGCAAAAAATTCGTGCCGACAAACGCTTTGCCGAGTTGCCTGTCATTTTAGTCACCATGCAAGCCAGCGCAGCCGATCAAAAGCGCGGCATGGATGCCGGTGCCAATGCCTATATTTCCAAGGCGACGTTTGAACAAAGTCTGCTGCTCGATACCTTACACCGACTGATTTGA